A region from the Mesorhizobium sp. J8 genome encodes:
- a CDS encoding MarR family winged helix-turn-helix transcriptional regulator — translation MRKGNPSIPSAGEGKRGEQGYLGYLLRQAAGAYRLKVERALDEFGVTQAQFAALTMISAYPGLSNADLARLAVLTPQTVSVIVGNLEKAGSLTRRPHAVHGRIQHLDLSDSGRALLKKCRERVYKLEGELTAGLSAEAERAVRRWLVAVATADAAQP, via the coding sequence ATGCGCAAGGGGAATCCCTCCATTCCGTCCGCCGGCGAGGGCAAGCGCGGCGAGCAAGGCTATCTGGGCTATCTGCTGCGCCAAGCGGCCGGCGCATACCGCCTGAAGGTGGAGCGGGCACTGGACGAATTCGGCGTCACCCAGGCGCAGTTCGCGGCCCTTACCATGATCTCGGCCTATCCCGGACTGTCCAATGCCGATCTTGCCCGGCTGGCCGTGCTGACGCCGCAGACGGTGAGCGTGATCGTCGGCAACCTGGAAAAGGCCGGCTCACTTACCCGACGGCCGCATGCCGTCCACGGCCGCATCCAGCATCTCGACCTCTCCGACAGCGGCCGCGCCCTGCTGAAGAAATGCCGGGAACGCGTCTACAAGCTCGAAGGCGAGTTGACCGCCGGCCTCTCCGCCGAGGCGGAGCGCGCCGTGCGGCGCTGGCTGGTCGCTGTCGCGACCGCGGACGCGGCGCAGCCGTAA